AAGACCTGCATTGTTAACCAGGATATCGATCGTTCCAAACTCTTTAATCATGAGCTGAAACATCGCTTGAACTTCTTCTTCATTTGAAACATCCGCCTTTACAACGAGAACCTTTCCCCCAAGCTTGGAAACTTCATCAGCAACTGCTTCGGCTTTTTCCTTATTGCCTGCATAGTTCACAACTACGTCTGCACCCGCTTTTGCAAGCGCAGCAGCAACTCCATGCCCGATTCCTGAACTAGATCCTGTTACAAGTGCCTTTTGGCCTTTGAGTAATTTTGTCATAAGTCGACTCCTTTCCCCCTAAATACTCAAATCACCTCTCTTTTGCAAGCAATAGTCTAGAACTTCACGTCCACCAGCTATCAGTGGAAAAGTGATAGCCTCTTTATGAGTCACCCATCTCCCTTCAGTATGTTCCTTCAAATGAATCTGAAGTGCAGGTCTCTTTTCAAAAGAGCAATGATAAACAGTGAAGTCATATTTCAAATCCCCTCGATCAAAATAAAATGTGAGAAAATGAGAAAGATCCTTTGGAACCAACGCGACTCCCGCCTCTTCATGTAATTCTCGCCGTGCTCCTTCAATGCGAGCTTCTCCTTCATTGAGTTTCCCCCCAGGAAGGCACCACTTTTCACCTGAAAAGCATTTGGGGTGGCGTTTGAGGAGTAGAAAGGCATCCTGGTACTGACAATAACATCCGATAACAGTAAGGTCTGAGATAAATCCCTCGGGAGCTTCTAAAAAAACTTGAAGAGCCATTTCCAATAAATTGGGTATTCTGTAAAGTGCACGGGTATGGCTATCATAGATATATTTCCAAAAATATGTAAGCTTTTTCCTGGAGCTACAGGTGTTTTTCTCCAAATCGGAATGGTTTTGGTCAGCTACTATCACACACTTTCCGAAAATGTTGTCATCAACACCTCTTTTGAAGAAGCTCGGGGCCTTGAAAAATTTGCAAATGTCCTGCTTATGCCAACCCAATACCTCTGCGAAGGAAAATCTGTAAGTTTTAATGGCCAAGAGTTTGAGGTAAAACAACGGTTTCAGTACCAAACTAAAAAACGCGTCTATTCTCCTATTGCTTTAACATTTTTCACACCGGGAGTTCTTTTGGGATGCACTGTGAAAGGAATTGCTCTTTTTAATCATGAAGTCAAGGCGCGCCACATCGCTCTAAAAGCCCACTTTAACTCCACTAAAATGCTCTCAAATCTTAAGCAATTCCACACTTTTGGCATCGATACTACTGACTGGAGGGAAGGCGAGGCATGCATTCCTCAAGGGTATAAACGCCGCCCAGGCGATGAAAACAATCTAGCTCCCGATAAAGAAGCCCTCGTTGAAATCTCTAAACTTCTTTCAGAAGCTGGGATCCCCTTCTGGGTTGATTGCGGCACATGTATTGGGGCCTATCGATATGGAGGAGTTATCCCATGGGATAACGACCTCGACCTTTCAATTCTTGTCGATGACTTCCAAAATGCTAAAAACATCCTTAAAAATCTCAATTCTAAAAAATTTGCTTCTCAAGATTGGTCAAGCCGAGGGCGTCCTGGAAGCTATATTCGCGTTTACGTAAAAGAAAGTCAAAACCACATTGATATCTACTGCAATGATATTGACCCCGCTAAAAAAACAATCACCTATATCGTTGCACACCTTGATAGCAACTTCATGGCAGAAGATTGGAAAGAAAGGGAACGGAGACAAATGTCCCCTATCCCCTTTGATGTCGTATTTCCA
The window above is part of the Candidatus Neptunochlamydia sp. REUL1 genome. Proteins encoded here:
- a CDS encoding NUDIX hydrolase codes for the protein MALQVFLEAPEGFISDLTVIGCYCQYQDAFLLLKRHPKCFSGEKWCLPGGKLNEGEARIEGARRELHEEAGVALVPKDLSHFLTFYFDRGDLKYDFTVYHCSFEKRPALQIHLKEHTEGRWVTHKEAITFPLIAGGREVLDYCLQKRGDLSI
- a CDS encoding LicD family protein — protein: MAIIDIFPKICKLFPGATGVFLQIGMVLVSYYHTLSENVVINTSFEEARGLEKFANVLLMPTQYLCEGKSVSFNGQEFEVKQRFQYQTKKRVYSPIALTFFTPGVLLGCTVKGIALFNHEVKARHIALKAHFNSTKMLSNLKQFHTFGIDTTDWREGEACIPQGYKRRPGDENNLAPDKEALVEISKLLSEAGIPFWVDCGTCIGAYRYGGVIPWDNDLDLSILVDDFQNAKNILKNLNSKKFASQDWSSRGRPGSYIRVYVKESQNHIDIYCNDIDPAKKTITYIVAHLDSNFMAEDWKERERRQMSPIPFDVVFPLKKGIFDGIEVPVPNKTARFIQYKYGPNINPPRAYNEETGEYEKDLTHPYWNVPLAH